Proteins from a single region of Segatella copri:
- a CDS encoding OPT family oligopeptide transporter: MEEKDNLQLPENAFRELKDGEEYKPLMSPDKVYPEVNGWSVTWGIVMAVIFSAAAAYLGLKVGQVFEAAIPIAIIAVGVSTATKRSKALGENVIIQSIGACSGAVVAGAIFTLPAIYILQAKYPEMTTSFMKIFMASALGGVLGILFLIPFRKYFVSDMHGKYPFPEATATTQVLVSGAKGGDQAKPLLIAGLVGGLYDFIVASLGWWNENFTSRVVSLGCDLADKAKLVFKVNTGAAVLGLGYIIGLKYAFFTCLGSLVVWWLIVPGMSVIFHDSVLSAWDPSIVKTVGAMSPEEIFRAYARSIGIGGIAMAGIIGIIKSWGIIKSAVGLAAKELKGKSDVDENVKRTQRDISFKIIAIGSLVTILVTFLFFWFGVMEGNLLFAIIAILLVAAIAFLFTTVAANAIAIVGSNPVSGMTLMTLIFASVVMVAVGLKGPGGMLAALIMGGVVCTALSVAGSFITDLKIGYWLGTTPKKQEGWKFLGTLVSAATVGGVMMLLNETYGFASGSLAAPQANAMAAVIDPLMNGVGAPWVLYGIGAVIAIVLTYFKIPALAFALGMFIPLELNVPLLVGGAINWYVTSRSKDAKVNSERGEKGTLIASGFIAGGALMGVVSALLKFGGIEVSIADSWWVNPMSEVCSLLAYICLIGFFIRATKK, encoded by the coding sequence ATGGAAGAAAAAGACAATTTGCAACTCCCCGAGAACGCATTCCGCGAACTGAAAGACGGGGAGGAATATAAGCCGCTGATGTCGCCTGACAAGGTTTATCCTGAGGTGAACGGATGGTCAGTTACATGGGGAATCGTGATGGCAGTCATCTTCTCTGCCGCCGCAGCTTATCTGGGCTTGAAGGTGGGTCAGGTGTTCGAAGCAGCCATCCCTATCGCCATCATCGCCGTGGGCGTAAGTACCGCTACCAAGCGTAGCAAGGCGCTGGGCGAGAATGTCATCATCCAGAGCATCGGAGCCTGTTCGGGTGCTGTGGTGGCAGGAGCCATCTTTACCCTGCCAGCCATCTACATCCTGCAGGCTAAATATCCGGAGATGACAACTTCGTTTATGAAAATTTTCATGGCTTCGGCCTTGGGAGGAGTCTTGGGAATCCTTTTTCTTATTCCTTTCCGCAAGTACTTCGTAAGCGATATGCACGGCAAGTATCCGTTCCCTGAGGCTACGGCTACCACGCAGGTACTGGTGAGCGGAGCCAAGGGAGGCGACCAGGCTAAGCCGCTGCTCATAGCCGGACTGGTGGGTGGTCTTTACGACTTTATCGTAGCCAGCCTGGGATGGTGGAACGAGAACTTCACTTCCCGTGTGGTAAGTCTGGGATGCGACCTTGCCGACAAGGCAAAGCTCGTGTTCAAGGTGAACACAGGTGCTGCCGTATTAGGTCTGGGTTACATCATCGGTCTGAAGTATGCCTTCTTCACCTGTTTGGGTTCGCTCGTAGTATGGTGGCTGATTGTTCCGGGCATGAGCGTTATCTTCCATGATAGCGTGCTGAGCGCCTGGGATCCTAGCATCGTGAAGACCGTGGGTGCGATGAGTCCGGAGGAAATCTTCCGTGCCTACGCCCGCAGCATCGGTATCGGCGGTATCGCCATGGCAGGTATCATCGGCATCATCAAGAGCTGGGGCATCATCAAGAGTGCCGTAGGTCTGGCTGCCAAGGAGCTGAAGGGCAAGAGCGATGTGGATGAGAACGTGAAGCGTACCCAGCGCGACATCTCTTTCAAGATTATCGCTATCGGTTCGCTTGTTACTATCCTCGTAACCTTCCTCTTCTTCTGGTTTGGCGTGATGGAGGGCAACCTTCTCTTCGCCATTATCGCCATTCTGCTCGTGGCTGCCATCGCCTTCCTCTTTACTACCGTAGCGGCTAATGCCATCGCTATCGTGGGTTCAAACCCTGTTTCGGGAATGACCCTGATGACGCTCATCTTTGCCTCTGTGGTGATGGTGGCTGTAGGCCTGAAAGGTCCTGGCGGCATGCTGGCTGCCCTGATTATGGGTGGTGTGGTTTGTACAGCCCTCTCGGTAGCAGGTTCGTTTATTACCGACCTGAAAATAGGTTACTGGCTGGGAACAACTCCTAAGAAACAGGAGGGATGGAAATTCCTCGGTACCCTGGTGAGTGCGGCTACCGTGGGCGGCGTGATGATGCTGCTCAACGAGACTTACGGTTTCGCATCGGGTTCGCTTGCAGCTCCTCAGGCTAATGCGATGGCTGCGGTTATCGACCCTTTGATGAATGGCGTGGGAGCTCCTTGGGTGCTCTATGGCATCGGAGCCGTAATAGCCATCGTGCTGACTTATTTCAAGATTCCTGCCCTGGCTTTCGCGCTGGGTATGTTTATTCCGCTGGAACTGAACGTTCCTCTGCTCGTGGGTGGAGCCATCAACTGGTATGTTACTTCGCGCAGCAAGGATGCCAAGGTGAACAGCGAACGTGGTGAGAAGGGAACGCTCATCGCCAGCGGCTTCATCGCCGGTGGAGCCCTGATGGGTGTGGTTAGCGCCCTTCTGAAGTTTGGCGGCATCGAGGTAAGTATCGCCGACAGCTGGTGGGTTAATCCGATGTCTGAGGTTTGTTCGCTCCTGGCTTACATCTGCCTCATCGGTTTCTTTATCAGAGCCACAAAGAAATAA
- a CDS encoding aldose 1-epimerase family protein, whose amino-acid sequence MEQIKNDQLTLEISSLGAELQSIKDANGNEYLWDGDEKYWNRHSPILFPIVCGLWKDTYRTEGKEYHLSRHGFARDTEFKLVGKTADRLTFALIDNEETQKNYPYHFNLAISYRLQGNEIHVIWHVENTDDKEIFFQIGGHPAFMVPGCKKGEEMKATLKLDNEAPVRLYGNVGGCIDRQAKETVETDKGIWEVNEETFAEDAVIFDKSQVKQVSILNEQGEPHVTLEFKTPAVGIWNPTGKHAPFICIEPWYGLSDWAEYDGEFKDKYLMNRLQPGASFMSEYIIRIEK is encoded by the coding sequence GGATGCTAATGGTAATGAATATCTCTGGGATGGCGACGAGAAATACTGGAACCGCCACTCTCCTATCCTCTTCCCTATCGTATGCGGATTGTGGAAAGACACTTATCGCACAGAGGGCAAGGAGTATCACCTTTCTCGCCATGGTTTCGCACGCGATACAGAGTTCAAACTCGTTGGCAAGACTGCCGACCGCCTCACCTTCGCGCTCATCGACAACGAAGAGACTCAGAAGAACTATCCTTACCACTTCAACCTTGCCATCTCTTACCGCCTGCAGGGCAACGAGATTCATGTCATCTGGCACGTAGAGAATACCGACGACAAGGAAATCTTCTTCCAGATTGGCGGTCACCCAGCATTCATGGTTCCTGGCTGCAAGAAGGGCGAAGAAATGAAGGCTACCCTGAAACTCGACAACGAGGCTCCTGTTCGTCTCTATGGTAACGTAGGCGGATGCATCGACCGTCAGGCTAAGGAAACCGTAGAAACCGACAAGGGTATCTGGGAAGTAAACGAGGAGACTTTCGCAGAAGATGCTGTTATCTTCGACAAGAGTCAGGTTAAGCAGGTGAGCATTCTCAACGAGCAGGGCGAACCTCATGTAACCCTCGAGTTCAAGACTCCAGCCGTAGGTATCTGGAACCCAACAGGCAAGCACGCTCCATTCATCTGCATCGAGCCATGGTATGGTTTGAGCGACTGGGCTGAATATGATGGCGAGTTTAAGGACAAGTATCTGATGAACCGTCTGCAGCCAGGTGCAAGTTTCATGAGTGAGTATATCATCAGAATTGAGAAATAA
- a CDS encoding hybrid sensor histidine kinase/response regulator transcription factor produces MRKISTLMVAVLCMMMPVGAEAQVPIAFVSKGATDIQAQPHTITQTNSGAQWAPIDPMVRSITMDDGLPSNAVRSVVQGSKGYMWFGTDNGLCRFDGYDVKTYYNPFTTVDQFVSALTACEEGLLVGCNNGAYLFCNATDRFQKLSDKITAPVLNFSLDGDQNIWISTNGQGVFRYNRTTHELHQYPMKNIQGKVQSTLVDANNQVWMLCNHGDASIYHLNKSTDQFEAFPLKGDATMFYGMAMLAAPDGNLYVGTWENGLYKFNADGSAEQLISGTLSNAVHHIHQLYNNSNKYILIASDDGLVQYDIQNRSWSMLSEVNDPSRSTNERFVYGIAGDNEGGIWVTTFYGGVSYLPSTSVEERFRAYSARQGGLRGNVVGRFFEDQQHRIWIATDDAGLDCFNPQTNSFVSYPGKAAMGKYNVHALFANGNDLWVGTYGNGVIRMNMATGAQQIFQTDGMASGSNAYCIYRDRKNRLWAASMDGASLFDEGQQKFRKIKSFKSLTIDIKEDPQGNVWFATQGGGLWRLDKNNAWKQYKHVENDSTSLGSDQVNCLVIGEKGQLYAATGDGLCEFLPSKGIFRRISIDAPSQEFSSLVISQGVMWISTSKGIVKYTPGEPVQLFNKYDGLTCDQFMPNARLLASDGRIYFGSTRGFNCFYPYLVKINQVAPPVAITSVELFGQPIEAGSDQLEKSLSHAAELNLSHNENTINISFAALSYVSPEKNQYAYKLEGVDKDWIYTHEHRANYTNLPAGTYTFLVKATNNDGVWSKNEAKLQIVVHPPFWWSLPAKILYLLLIGYAIYWFMQSRLKREKLRHQEELDQLELKQEQEMRDARLQFFTMIAHEIRTPVTLIIGPLESLKEHWKQVSEKLTDGETITQTLSVIDRNAQRLLLLVNQLLDFNKVQQKGMQVHFHLNNISKLMHAVAERFAPTFEQKSIRFEVDYPADELVAMIDQEAITKVISNLMTNALKYTEDYVRLSCRLLEDGNHFRIEVEDNGLGISPDEKEKIFGAFYQARDNKPGTGIGLNIVKNLVEAHHGMVEVESAVGKGATFIVTLPLNQLDAVVEKADEMVKEEETVAEENLLTDETPVEQGSQKAGVAVASPLREPAKPVMLIVDDDEDMRQFVKAHFEKMYTVYTADNGKNALRKLEKHPVSLIISDWMMPEMDGPEFCRRVRENSEYSHLPFVMLTAKTDDAAKTESMNCGADVYIEKPFSMKYLEASVRQLLEMRRLLRSKFSHTPLEPIAEIAPTQVDNAFLERMSRIIEENVANPELNVAFLAEKMGMSRSSLFNKIRGLADVTPNEMIQLVKLKKGAKLLKEGNYRISEISYMVGFSSPSYFAKCFQKQFGVKPMDFVAAES; encoded by the coding sequence ATGAGAAAGATATCTACTCTAATGGTTGCTGTGCTCTGCATGATGATGCCTGTAGGGGCTGAGGCGCAGGTGCCGATAGCCTTTGTTTCGAAAGGGGCTACGGATATTCAGGCGCAGCCACATACGATAACGCAAACCAACTCGGGTGCACAATGGGCTCCTATCGACCCTATGGTGCGCTCTATCACAATGGATGATGGTTTGCCGAGTAATGCTGTGCGTAGCGTGGTTCAGGGTTCCAAGGGATACATGTGGTTTGGTACAGACAACGGATTGTGCCGTTTTGACGGATACGATGTCAAAACCTATTATAATCCCTTTACGACTGTAGACCAGTTTGTGAGCGCCCTTACTGCTTGCGAAGAAGGCCTGCTGGTAGGTTGCAATAATGGAGCCTATCTGTTCTGTAATGCAACTGACCGATTCCAGAAACTGAGTGATAAGATTACGGCGCCTGTCCTTAATTTTTCGCTTGACGGCGATCAGAATATTTGGATTTCTACCAACGGACAGGGCGTGTTCAGATACAATCGGACTACTCACGAACTGCATCAGTATCCGATGAAGAATATTCAGGGTAAAGTGCAAAGTACGCTGGTCGATGCCAACAATCAGGTATGGATGCTCTGTAACCATGGTGATGCCAGCATCTATCATCTCAACAAGTCGACCGACCAGTTTGAAGCATTCCCTCTGAAGGGCGATGCAACCATGTTTTACGGCATGGCGATGCTGGCTGCTCCCGATGGCAATCTTTATGTCGGAACCTGGGAAAACGGACTTTATAAGTTCAACGCTGATGGTAGTGCCGAACAGCTCATCAGCGGAACCTTGAGTAATGCTGTTCATCATATCCACCAGCTTTACAACAACAGCAACAAGTATATTCTCATAGCCAGCGATGATGGATTGGTGCAGTATGACATCCAGAACCGCTCTTGGAGTATGCTGTCGGAAGTAAACGATCCGAGCCGGAGTACCAACGAGCGTTTTGTTTATGGTATTGCTGGCGATAATGAGGGCGGCATCTGGGTAACTACTTTCTATGGTGGCGTAAGTTATCTTCCTTCTACGAGTGTTGAAGAACGTTTCCGTGCTTACTCAGCTCGACAGGGGGGATTGCGCGGTAATGTGGTAGGAAGATTCTTCGAAGACCAGCAGCATCGCATCTGGATAGCTACCGATGATGCCGGACTTGACTGCTTCAATCCCCAGACCAACAGTTTTGTTTCTTATCCGGGCAAGGCGGCTATGGGCAAGTATAATGTTCATGCTCTCTTTGCCAATGGTAATGATTTGTGGGTGGGAACCTATGGTAATGGTGTCATCAGAATGAATATGGCTACCGGAGCGCAGCAGATTTTCCAAACCGATGGAATGGCTTCGGGAAGTAATGCCTATTGTATTTATCGCGACCGGAAGAATCGGCTGTGGGCGGCTTCGATGGATGGAGCCAGCCTTTTCGATGAAGGGCAGCAGAAGTTTAGAAAAATCAAGTCGTTCAAGTCGCTTACCATCGATATCAAGGAAGATCCTCAGGGCAACGTATGGTTTGCTACCCAGGGAGGTGGCTTGTGGCGCTTGGACAAGAATAATGCCTGGAAACAGTATAAGCATGTTGAGAATGATTCTACTTCGCTGGGGAGTGATCAGGTAAACTGTCTGGTTATTGGCGAAAAGGGGCAGCTCTATGCCGCAACTGGCGATGGGCTTTGCGAATTTCTGCCTTCAAAAGGTATATTCCGACGCATCTCCATCGATGCGCCTAGTCAGGAATTCTCGAGTCTTGTCATTTCGCAGGGAGTAATGTGGATTTCTACCAGCAAGGGAATTGTGAAATATACGCCGGGTGAACCTGTCCAGCTGTTCAATAAATATGACGGACTCACTTGTGATCAGTTTATGCCAAACGCCAGACTCCTGGCTTCTGATGGCAGAATCTATTTCGGTTCTACAAGAGGTTTCAACTGCTTCTATCCATATCTCGTCAAGATTAACCAGGTAGCTCCTCCTGTGGCAATCACCTCGGTAGAACTCTTCGGACAGCCGATAGAGGCGGGGAGCGACCAGCTGGAGAAATCTCTGAGTCATGCAGCAGAACTCAATCTGTCTCATAACGAGAATACCATCAATATCTCGTTTGCCGCCCTGAGCTATGTATCGCCTGAGAAGAACCAGTATGCTTACAAACTTGAGGGAGTAGACAAGGATTGGATTTATACCCACGAGCATCGTGCCAACTATACCAATCTTCCTGCCGGAACCTATACCTTCCTGGTTAAGGCAACCAATAATGATGGTGTATGGTCGAAGAATGAGGCAAAACTGCAGATTGTGGTTCATCCGCCGTTCTGGTGGTCTTTGCCAGCCAAGATTCTGTATCTTCTGCTCATCGGTTACGCAATCTACTGGTTCATGCAGAGCCGGTTGAAACGTGAGAAACTCCGTCATCAGGAAGAACTCGACCAGTTGGAACTCAAGCAGGAACAGGAGATGAGAGATGCCCGCCTGCAGTTCTTCACGATGATTGCCCATGAAATCCGTACGCCGGTAACGCTTATCATCGGACCTTTGGAGAGTCTGAAAGAGCATTGGAAACAGGTTTCCGAAAAACTTACCGATGGTGAGACTATCACGCAGACGCTTTCTGTTATCGACCGTAACGCCCAGCGTTTGCTCCTGCTAGTAAATCAGTTGCTCGATTTCAACAAAGTGCAGCAGAAGGGCATGCAGGTTCATTTCCATTTGAACAACATTTCGAAGCTGATGCATGCTGTGGCAGAGCGCTTTGCTCCTACCTTCGAGCAGAAAAGCATCCGTTTTGAGGTAGATTATCCAGCCGATGAGCTCGTGGCGATGATTGACCAGGAGGCCATTACCAAGGTTATCAGCAATCTGATGACCAACGCCTTGAAATATACCGAGGATTATGTACGCTTGTCCTGCCGCTTGCTGGAGGATGGAAACCATTTCCGCATAGAGGTGGAAGACAACGGATTGGGAATCAGTCCTGACGAAAAGGAGAAAATCTTCGGAGCCTTCTATCAGGCACGCGACAACAAACCGGGAACTGGAATCGGTCTCAACATCGTGAAGAATCTCGTTGAGGCTCATCATGGTATGGTTGAAGTAGAATCTGCAGTAGGTAAGGGAGCTACCTTTATCGTAACCCTGCCGCTCAACCAGTTGGATGCTGTGGTAGAGAAGGCGGATGAAATGGTGAAGGAAGAAGAAACTGTTGCTGAGGAAAATCTGCTGACAGATGAAACTCCAGTTGAGCAAGGTTCTCAAAAGGCAGGCGTTGCTGTTGCCAGTCCGCTTCGTGAACCGGCAAAACCGGTGATGCTGATTGTGGATGATGATGAAGACATGCGCCAGTTTGTGAAGGCTCATTTCGAAAAGATGTATACGGTTTATACCGCCGACAACGGAAAGAATGCGCTCCGTAAACTGGAGAAACATCCGGTTTCGCTCATCATAAGCGACTGGATGATGCCGGAGATGGATGGTCCGGAGTTCTGCCGTAGGGTGCGTGAAAATTCTGAATATTCTCATCTCCCGTTCGTGATGCTCACGGCAAAGACCGATGATGCGGCGAAGACGGAGAGTATGAACTGTGGAGCCGATGTCTACATAGAAAAGCCGTTCTCGATGAAGTATCTTGAGGCAAGCGTAAGACAGCTTCTTGAGATGCGCCGTCTGTTGAGGAGTAAGTTCTCTCATACTCCGCTTGAGCCGATAGCAGAGATAGCTCCAACTCAGGTTGATAATGCGTTCCTGGAACGGATGTCTCGCATCATCGAAGAGAATGTGGCGAATCCGGAACTCAACGTGGCGTTCCTTGCCGAAAAGATGGGCATGAGCCGCTCTTCGCTCTTTAATAAGATTCGCGGTCTTGCCGATGTTACGCCAAACGAGATGATCCAGCTCGTGAAACTGAAGAAGGGCGCAAAGCTCCTGAAAGAAGGAAACTACCGCATCAGCGAAATCAGCTATATGGTAGGTTTCAGCAGTCCTAGCTATTTTGCCAAGTGCTTCCAGAAGCAGTTTGGCGTCAAGCCGATGGATTTCGTAGCTGCGGAATCGTAG